From one Methylomonas paludis genomic stretch:
- a CDS encoding Gfo/Idh/MocA family protein, whose product MSKLKCAVIGAGYLGKFHAEKYASLKDCELVAVVDVNAEAAQTVAAKHGALALTDYQSLLGQVDAVSIVVPTTLHHKVSLDFLRAGSHVLVEKPITVTVEEADELIAVAREQNVILQVGHLERFNPAVRGIENLEEKPLFIESHRLSPFNPRANDVSVVLDLMIHDIDIILALVDSEVARIDASGTAVLTKGTDIANARITFENGCVANVTASRISMKMERKMRMFRPCSYISVDFQNRIVVKHKTGDKEMFPGIPEIVTEESVFENGDALLEEIKHFVNCIKTGEKPLVSGEAGRKALATAIEISKFLINQ is encoded by the coding sequence ATGAGTAAACTTAAATGTGCTGTGATCGGTGCCGGTTATTTAGGAAAATTTCATGCGGAAAAATATGCTTCATTAAAAGATTGTGAATTGGTTGCAGTAGTCGATGTCAATGCAGAAGCCGCCCAAACCGTAGCGGCAAAACATGGAGCACTTGCTTTAACGGATTATCAATCCCTGCTGGGCCAGGTTGATGCGGTTAGTATTGTGGTACCCACCACGCTTCACCACAAAGTTTCTCTGGATTTTTTACGTGCCGGCAGCCATGTGCTGGTTGAAAAACCGATTACGGTAACTGTTGAGGAAGCCGATGAGCTGATCGCCGTGGCCAGAGAGCAAAATGTCATTTTGCAGGTAGGCCATCTGGAACGCTTTAATCCTGCGGTGCGCGGCATTGAAAATCTTGAGGAAAAACCACTATTTATCGAATCGCACCGTTTGTCGCCGTTTAATCCACGCGCCAATGATGTGAGTGTGGTGCTGGATTTGATGATACATGATATAGACATTATTCTGGCCTTGGTGGATTCTGAAGTGGCGCGTATCGATGCCAGCGGCACAGCGGTATTGACCAAGGGCACTGATATTGCCAACGCTCGGATTACTTTTGAAAATGGTTGTGTGGCCAATGTTACGGCCAGCCGCATCAGTATGAAAATGGAACGTAAGATGCGGATGTTTAGACCCTGCTCTTATATTTCGGTCGATTTCCAAAATCGGATTGTGGTGAAACATAAAACCGGCGATAAGGAAATGTTTCCCGGCATTCCGGAAATCGTCACCGAAGAATCGGTGTTTGAAAATGGTGATGCCCTGCTGGAAGAAATCAAACATTTTGTTAATTGCATCAAAACCGGGGAGAAGCCGCTGGTTTCCGGTGAGGCCGGGCGTAAGGCGCTGGCCACTGCAATTGAAATTTCCAAATTCTTAATAAATCAATAA
- a CDS encoding DegT/DnrJ/EryC1/StrS family aminotransferase, which produces MIPMVNLKAQYAEIKAEIEAGFAETLDNCFFILGPNVQAFEKEAAAYLGVNHAIACASGTDALHLALLAEGIGPGDEVITSAFTFIATAEAIKYVGATPVFADIDAKSFNITPESVAKVLTSKTKAIMPVHLFGQPADIPGLSAICAQHGLKLIEDCAQSFGATINGKQTGSFGDAAGFSFFPSKNLGCYGDGGLVTTSSDESAAKIKQYRNHGSKERYYHDVIGYNSRLDELQAVVLRAKLKRIDQYNAARRHAAHLYSELLAGLPLTTPYEDDAGVHVYHQYTLLSDRREEIMAALQAQQIASAVYYPVPLHQQKVFQDDCANLSLPVTEAVAAQCFSLPICSSISDETVTRIATVIRNVLSA; this is translated from the coding sequence ATGATTCCAATGGTTAACCTGAAGGCGCAGTACGCAGAAATTAAAGCAGAAATCGAGGCTGGTTTTGCGGAAACGCTGGATAACTGTTTTTTTATTCTGGGCCCCAATGTACAGGCCTTTGAAAAAGAAGCGGCAGCTTACCTGGGAGTCAATCACGCCATTGCCTGCGCCTCCGGCACTGATGCTTTGCATCTGGCCCTGCTGGCTGAAGGCATAGGCCCCGGCGATGAAGTAATTACCAGCGCCTTTACTTTTATCGCCACTGCCGAAGCGATAAAATACGTGGGTGCGACCCCGGTGTTTGCCGATATTGATGCCAAAAGCTTTAATATCACACCGGAATCGGTGGCAAAAGTACTGACCAGTAAAACCAAGGCCATCATGCCGGTGCATTTGTTTGGCCAACCTGCTGATATACCGGGCTTGAGCGCCATCTGCGCCCAACATGGCCTGAAACTGATAGAGGATTGCGCCCAATCATTCGGCGCGACCATCAATGGCAAGCAAACCGGCAGCTTTGGCGATGCGGCGGGATTCAGTTTTTTCCCCAGTAAAAATCTGGGCTGTTATGGTGACGGTGGTCTGGTAACCACCAGCAGCGATGAGTCGGCTGCCAAAATCAAGCAGTACCGCAATCATGGCTCGAAAGAGCGTTATTATCATGATGTGATTGGTTACAACAGCCGGCTGGACGAATTACAGGCTGTGGTGTTGCGTGCCAAACTGAAACGCATCGATCAATATAATGCCGCCCGCCGTCATGCCGCTCATCTGTATTCGGAATTACTAGCCGGCCTGCCGCTGACGACTCCGTATGAGGATGATGCCGGTGTACATGTTTATCATCAATACACATTGCTCAGTGACCGCCGCGAGGAAATCATGGCCGCTTTGCAGGCGCAACAAATTGCCAGTGCGGTTTATTACCCAGTACCACTACATCAGCAAAAAGTATTTCAGGACGATTGCGCGAACCTGTCCTTACCGGTAACTGAAGCGGTTGCTGCTCAGTGCTTTTCCCTGCCGATCTGCTCATCCATCAGTGACGAAACCGTTACCCGGATTGCGACTGTGATCCGCAATGTGTTATCGGCTTAG